TTGCAACCTTTAGATGCCCAGGATCGCATGCGCAGTATGGCCAACATTGCCATATTTGTATTGATTGGCCTCGTGGCTTTGGTAATGTTCAAAAAATAGGACTTCCTGTTAATAAAATCGCACTTCAGAAGCGAATTTCAATTAATTTTGATCTTTAGTTCAATTGCCTTCAATACTATCCGTCATTGCGAGCGGCTAGCGAAGCAATCTCTTTTTTATTCGAGTAATCTAATATGAGTAATTCATTCGGATCTTTATTCAAGATCACTACATTTGGAGAATCACATGGCAGAGCCATAGGAGTAACTATTGATGGTTGTCCAGCCGGCATTGAGGTAGACGAAGCCTTCATCCAATCCGAGCTAGAACGAAGAAAACCCGGCCAATCCAAGATTACTACGCAGCGAAAAGAGCCAGACAGTTTTGAGATCTTATCCGGCGTGTTTGAAGGTAAAACTACTGGAACTCCTATCGCCATGGTCATTCACAATACCGATCAGAAAAGTAAGGATTACGCTCATATTGCCAAGTCATACAGACCATCTCACGCTGATTTTACCTATCAGGAGAAATATGGGATAAGAGATTACCGTGGAGGAGGCAGAAGTTCTGCACGCGAAACAGCCGCCAGAGTAGCAGCTGGTGCGTTGGCCAAACTTGCCTTGCGCCAATTGGGCATTGAAGTCTTCGCTTATGTGTCTCAAGTAGGCGATTTGAAAACGGAGAAGTCCTACCTAGAGCTAGATCTTTCAAAAACAGAAAACAACATCGTGAGATGCCCGGATGAATCCATGGCCGAAGAAATGATTTCATTCATTGATGGCGTTCGTAAAAATGGAGATACTGTAGGGGGAGTTGTCACTGGCGTGATAAAAGGTACTCCGGTTGGGCTAGGCGAGCCGGTCTTTGACAAACTGCATGCTCGACTGGGTGCAGCTATGCTCGGTATCAATGCAGTGAAAGGCTTCGAATATGGCAGCGGATTTGAAGGGGCCAAAATGAAAGGCTCAGCGCACAACGACATCATCGAAAAAGATGGAGATCAAGTAAAAACTCGCACCAACCTATCTGGCGGTATACAAGGAGGTATTTCCAATGGAGAAGACATTTACTTCAATGTGGCTTTCAAACCAGTAGCTACCATCATGCGCGATCAGGAATCGGTAGATCAGGATGGAAATAAAATAACCGTTTCTGGTAAAGGAAGACATGATCCGTGTGTCGTACCAAGAGCCGTGCCTATCGTGGAGGCCATGTCTGCTTTGACTATTCTCGACTTTTATCTGTTGAATAAATCGAGAAGATTGTAGTGCTTTGCCGCATTTATTGCCATAGCCGTCAAGCTAAGGTTTTCTCGACTGAATTTGTGGTTTGGGCATGGTATCCCAGTTAGGAATACCTAGTGTTCTTCCCCATATTTGTTTGATTTTTAAATGAACAAAAAGGCGGGCTTTTGATGTATTAGTGACCTGCCTTTTTTCTTTCTCAAAAATACTGTTTGGGGAAGAACCGACAAGAAATTTCACAACTAATTGAGGC
The sequence above is drawn from the Reichenbachiella sp. genome and encodes:
- the aroC gene encoding chorismate synthase, whose product is MSNSFGSLFKITTFGESHGRAIGVTIDGCPAGIEVDEAFIQSELERRKPGQSKITTQRKEPDSFEILSGVFEGKTTGTPIAMVIHNTDQKSKDYAHIAKSYRPSHADFTYQEKYGIRDYRGGGRSSARETAARVAAGALAKLALRQLGIEVFAYVSQVGDLKTEKSYLELDLSKTENNIVRCPDESMAEEMISFIDGVRKNGDTVGGVVTGVIKGTPVGLGEPVFDKLHARLGAAMLGINAVKGFEYGSGFEGAKMKGSAHNDIIEKDGDQVKTRTNLSGGIQGGISNGEDIYFNVAFKPVATIMRDQESVDQDGNKITVSGKGRHDPCVVPRAVPIVEAMSALTILDFYLLNKSRRL